One Diadema setosum chromosome 8, eeDiaSeto1, whole genome shotgun sequence genomic window carries:
- the LOC140232374 gene encoding RNA demethylase ALKBH5-like — MSMAREKTDLRIKLDLHHHRHVHSNSNHHDQQRLPSGDNGKFSSTSRRKKRRRERYWHPKSYEEEIEEVKKIQSGVTQRQLFSDEECHVIEEKINEVVEIAAKGVYRDHTVDRAPLRNKYFFGEGYTYGSQLTRKGPGQERLYPRGEVDEIPNWIEDLVIRKLVQAEIIPNGFVNSAVINDYQPGGCIVSHVDPIHIFDRPIISASFLSDSALSFGCKFSFRPIRVSKPKMSVPLPRGCVMTLSGYAADEVTHCIRPQDVKSRRAVIILRRVLPEAPRLEPTPGPSLSTEEIASSIEKKRSHKQRRQESKDKQLSPTLPSRSYSSRHHHHHHRHHHHHHRHHHGDHQDEDTDEGGAKVKSMIAVVGPCDNREPSTKQETQTTCREDGEGDGERRSVSRRSVRRGASPRGSLEVEGRDTGGNKLTGNNNHEKHRKTEMTTEKERNGHSRSRKRSAAASVEPEGTADNSNKKVKINRQPPL; from the exons ATGTCAATGGCCCGGGAGAAGACAGACTTGCGGATCAAACTTGATTTGCACCACCATCGGCACGTACACAGCAACTCGAATCATCATGATCAACAGCGGTTGCCAAGTGGTGATAATGGTAAATTCAGCTCAACATCTCGACGAAAGAAACGACGTCGTGAAAGATACTGGCACCCTAAATCATATGAGGAAGAGATAGAAGAAGTCAAAAAGATTCAGTCGGGGGTTACCCAAAGGCAGCTCTTTTCTGATGAAGAATGTCATGTGATTGAGGAAAAGATCAACGAGGTGGTTGAAATCGCAGCCAAGGGAGTCTACCGTGATCACACTGTTGATCGAGCACCTCTGCGAAACAAATATTTCTTTGGGGAGGGCTACACGTATGGGTCTCAGCTGACCAGGAAGGGGCCCGGCCAGGAGAGACTCTACCCGCGAGGAGAAGTGGATGAAATCCCGAACTGGATTGAGGATCTGGTGATTCGCAAGCTGGTGCAGGCTGAAATCATTCCCAATG GGTTTGTAAACAGTGCCGTGATCAACGACTACCAGCCGGGTGGATGCATTGTGTCCCATGTCGACCCCATTCACATCTTTGACAGGCCGATCATCTCTGCATCCTTTCTCAGCGACTCGGCCCTGAGTTTTGGATGCAAGTTCTCATTTCGTCCCATCCGGGTGTCGAAGCCTAAAATGTCTGTTCCTCTTCCCCGTGGCTGCGTCATGACCCTCAG TGGGTACGCTGCTGACGAGGTGACCCACTGTATCCGACCACAGGATGTCAAATCAAGGAGGGCAGTGATCATCTTACGCAG AGTTCTTCCAGAAGCACCGAGACTAGAGCCAACACCAGGGCCATCACTGTCCACGGAGGAAATAGCATCCTCCATTGAGAAGAAGCGAAGCCATAAGCAGCGAAGACAAGAATCCAAAGACAAGCAGCTTTCCCCAACCTTGCCATCAAGATCTTACTCATCacgtcatcaccatcaccaccaccgccatcaccaccatcatcatcgccatcaccaTGGCGACCACCAGGATGAAGACACGGATGAGGGTGGAGCCAAAGTAAAGTCCATGATTGCCGTGGTTGGCCCCTGTGATAATAGGGAGCCTTCCACCAAACAAGAGACTCAAACAACCTGCAGGGAAGATGGTGAGGGGGACGGAGAGAGGCGGAGTGTGTCTAGGAGGTCAGTGCGGAGGGGGGCGTCGCCCAGAGGAAGCCTGGAGGTAGAGGGACGTGACACCGGAGGTAACAAACTTACAGGCAATAACAATCATGAGAAACACAGAAAAACAGAGATGACCACTGAGAAAGAGAGGAATGGACACAGCAGGTCTCGCAAGAGGTCTGCTGCTGCTAGTGTGGAACCAGAAGGGACAGCTGACAACTCCAACAAGAAGGTGAAAATCAACAGACAGCCTCCTTTGTGA